Genomic window (Magnolia sinica isolate HGM2019 chromosome 6, MsV1, whole genome shotgun sequence):
tgaccctcaatatttAAAGGCTTGAGATGAGAGATATGATTATGGATTCACTGAAGCTCTCATTGCACTAAAAATCTATGATGCtcaagaaccgaatgccctttataagagGTTTGAATTCCAACAGTTAGAAAAAGAGCAAATAATGGctttgtcaatgccatcgaaaggtattcgatgtcatcgaatggtaccTTGATGCCATTAAGAAAATGatataatatgattttttttcttgctGGACATATATGAGTTacttgttcgatgtcattgagtgatcttcgatgtcatagaagttaaccttcaatgtcattgaatgaCACCTTGataccataaataaataaataaaaatcagataAAATGATCAATTCTTTCTTATCTAACTTtctattcaatgccatcgaaggggtctttgatgtcatcgaagaccccTCGAAGTCTactcgatgggatcaagcacTACTCGAAATTTGCTATTTTGAGTGTATACTTTCACAACAATTTAGCACCTCTTTAACCTTACTTATTATGTTTTAATAATGTTcccaaggctaagggatgattaacATGGTTTACCTATTAAGCTAAGATCATCTAAACGTTCAAAGATTGTTTTAAGTCAAATGTTAGGATCACTAAGGCATCTCATTTACCTATTTTTTCCTCCTTGAAGCTCTTGTACTCTTGTATCTTCGGTCTTCAACTttcaaaggctcaaccgactataTGATACAAGGACTCATATGATTGAAAAATAAGATGCACATATTAGTGCACTAACAAGTATCTAGTAGAAATCGAACTATATCAATGATAATTGGATTCCCACTAGcatctctataaaaaaaaaaaaaaaaaaaaaaatattaaataagtcTTGGGCGTCATTTGAGGAGCAGGTGAAGGTTTTGGGAAAACTTTGGTGGAAGAAAATAGGCTCCAAAAGAGCAAGAGgagaggagaaaaagaagaaagagaataaaagaagaagaaaaaagagatgagaaaaagaagaaagaaaaagagaatggaGAATAAGGGTCTTAAGCTTCATCAATGATTAAATAAAGCGAAGTATGCGCTAGATTTGTGATATGTGATAATCTTTGGTATTCAAAGCATCGGATCTCTTAGAACTTTTTTCGCGTCTTTATGTCATCGCAATCACCCGCCACTTGTGACTACATTTTGCttgcatttgcatttttttcatctttttcattttattatttatttatttattttataacgaTTGCCTTCCCAATTATTATCAATGTTGAAGCACTCATTCCTTATGATCATGATCGTAGTTTAGTAGAATTTACTTTTCTATCATACTTTTCTTGTAATAACATCCTACTCAACTATAACCATTTTCGAGCTTTCCATCTCCATAGTTATTGTTTTAGTTGAGTAGATTTTTCTTCCTGgttatcattttaggatgtaataTCCGCACAAAGAAAATTGCTGATCTtgtaaagtagagaccgtacTCTAATACAAGTGATGAAGGGTGCCCAACCCTTTCATTCTTTGTTACTTAGAGATGCGTATTGgagatttgaaatttttttatttatttattttttttttttaaaaggaactCCAACAGTCTTCCATAAAAAAGTAGATCGGAGGTCTTATATTTCAACCTTAATTACTCAGTGAGAACCAAACTGCGTGGATGACCTGGGTAAATTAGATGTATGGTTAGGATGGCTTTGATGggggtggatggatggtttagatagatTAGATTGGATGTGATTGGTCGGTAAGATGACTAGGCTAGGTTGAGCCCTCCTCCCACCAGCAGGGATATGTTGGTGTCTTTGTGTCATTGGATGTGAGGGGTTTATACAGATAGAAAAAATGACATTTGAGTAATAAGTGAATAGGAGTGAAAATACCATATGACTTGATGTGATTGATTCTTTAGATCGCTTGATCGAGTcttaaattaataaatttgatAATTTAGGTAAAGAACAAGGGCAGATGGTCAGCTAAATTGGATGAGTAATCACTAGCTGAAATCAAATTTCTTCTAGTGGGTGTGTTGGACCCTTATCTTATCTTGAGACATTGTGGACCAAGATCCTACGAGTATCTTTAGTTGCATCCATGGAAGTAGCTAGCATGGGTGGTAGAAATCCTTCTTAACACAAATTTTGAGGCACGTGTTTTATGGTTGATTTTAGTGCCATGTGTTAGTTCATGGATGCAAGATGGTCCTAATCTTTGCCGACCTCTCCTCATCAATCTTAGTTTCTAGGTTTAGCTGGTTTGAGTGAGAGTCTGGGTTGGTTTAGATTGAGTTTGGGGTATTTGGGTGGACCTAGGACTAATATAGTTTTGGACAGGATTATAGGGTTTGAGAAGCTTTCGGGTTTCAGGACTTAAATGGTTTTGCACAGGATTAAAGGTTACGATTTATTCAATTCACATTCGATTAGTGATTCCATGAAAGGGGAACTGTCTATAATATACAACAATCTTTTCTATTAAACCTTACCGTTTCATTTTCCTATTCtaatatatttgtttttattGTTTTCGTTTCTTtgatgaaattttcaaatttcttaAAGAATGACAGCCGAATTGAACCTTGTCATTCTTGGGTTGAATGGCATTTTGTAAACTACTCTTCTATTAAGATCTTTCCAAATGAGAAAACACTGATAATATGATAGAATATGAGAATCGTTTGAATGCACAGAGCCAGTACGATGAGCACACCCAGGAAATCAGATAAGAGGGATGGGACGATCCTAATCTCTCatttttttatcttcttcttgtCCAATCTGGGTGGTGTTCATTCTCATTTTAATCATCTGTTTGTGACCATGAaacagacagttaagatcatctgttcagtgtgatttttgtttGGCCCAGTGATGATGATGGATTATGACAGAACTTAAGTTAGGTATTTCCGAACGGTGTATATTCTTTCAGATTGTACAAGCGCATGAGTAGTGCATTTTGAAATATATGTACTTTGAGAGAGATTCAGTCTACCGACAGGGGAATTGTTTCAGGTGGAATTGTGCCTCTGGATGGTGTGTCATCGTCAGCTCATGTTCATGACGCTGTGTTTTGTTTTTAATGTTCAAACTCCTTATTTTGgcttctttttttggtttttcttaCGGTCGTGATCTCTcgaagtggaccatgccacatgcgGCCTCGAGGCCGCACTTGCCAATTCGTATCATCACCCACTGACAATTGGGTCAATGAGTCAAGTCGGTTTTGATTGAGGTATATCCCTGCAACAAGTTTGGTGGCTGAATGCACGTATATGGGCAATCGTACTCCGTTATCTAATAAATCATCATGTCttctttatttaaaaataaaaaataaaaaataaaaaatttaatgattTTGTCATCACCTTATTCTCTAGCGTCTGGATTGGTACGTACTGGAatttaaaaaaacaataaaaattaaaataaaaataaaaaattaaaaattaaaaattaaaaaaatttaatgattTTGTCATCACCTTATTCTCTAGCGCCTGGATTGGTACGTACTGGAATTAAGTGGTGTAACATCTGAGCTGTGTGGAGCCACTGagatgtgtgtgtgacatccaatctttcCATCAATGGAAACACTTAATATTCACCGTACATAAAGAATAATAAATAGGATCTAACACTCGGATGAGCCACACTACAGGAGCAATGGAAAATGACGGATGAAAATTAAATTCACTCAGTTTAggcacttgagttttgcatcagtctgatttttgggatgtctctTCATCCTTGTGCTTGTCACCCAATGAACACGTAGTATGTCATATAAACAATCAGATGGCCCCTGGAAAGTGTCTATGGTTGGGTTCCCCACCCTCGCTGTCTCGTGGCGTGGGCCACCTAAATTTTCATCTTCCTGTTTTTGGGTTCAGTTTCTAACACTAGGTCTAGccgatggacggagcggatttcaaacactcatcaaggtgggcccacagatctcTGCTGTTGCACGCTCTTCCTTCAACCGTTGCAGTCGGGAACAATCCAAGGATTTTCAAAGCATGATCATTAGATGTACGAGTACGTGACCAAAATTCAACGATGACTTCTTTAAGTTACTCATGACATGTTTGCTACCGAATGTATTTGAAAGGTGTCTTTACGGGATTGAGATCCAGTGCCGTTAGGTATACCGAATTTATGTGCCTCCATATCATGTAACATAAACATGACACATGCCTGTGATGATCTGTACCATGCATCGCATAGGATCCATCATTTATCTGTCTAGCATGAATTTCTTTGGAGCTTTTGCTGATCTTTGCCTTTGATACCCATTTGCAATGAACAAATCCAAGGGTTCTAATATTAATAAAAGATTGATTTTTTTCCTATTTGTTATCCATTAATCATTGATCCCACTTAATGAACTGTTCAGATCTTAtccatgtatgccatgtgtacggaATTGACATGCAGGCATGGTAAGAGTCCATGGCTCCAGTGGAGGCACTGCATCAATTCCCATCTTTACGTAGTCGTAGTCTTTGTCCGGATCCCAAAACCGATTTATAAAGTAGAGAATATAGCACACGTGAAAGGACGTAACCTTTTGTTGGATTTGTAGAATTGTTAGCCGAGGATGTGGGTGATATGCTTGGGCCCATAGGGTCCACTAACCTAAACCATCAAtttgagtgggccataccatggacCGATCATGCCTCAGAAGCTCTCCCTGGTGGGAATGGTCCTAACTCTTCGGTTAGTGGCCTGTGAATAAACAAACACGAAAAATACAGCAATAGTGAATATTCAATAGAGAACGGCCAAACACTGGATGTATAGGATATTTCTAATCGAGGAAATTTTGGGGCATGCTCAATCCTTGATGGGGCcaatcagatgaacggtctggataatcATACTACAGGCCCAGTTGATTGAATTAAGGGCCCAAATCAGGACTATGGGGAACTTGAAAAGCATTCAGAGAGAGCTCTCAGCACTTAAAAGATGGGATGTGGATAGCCGTATAAAAAGATAACCACACCACCCACATTTCCATATTCCTCGACAGCATTAGTTGATTGGAAGACATCTTGATTATGATAAGATAATGCATTGATAGTGCCACCCCAGCTTATATTTCTATTATTGATGTTGATatcttacatttttttttttgtgataataTTACAATATCAATAATAATCAGACATTTTCTACCCTCATAGAATCATGGCATGGCCATTACAAGGTTGCTTTTGACACGTGTCATACGTGGTCCGATGTTGATGATGACGATCTCGCGAAACTCCATAgatcagcatcatcatcatcgtcattgtTGTAGTCCTGAGTGGTACCAAATGATCTGTTTGAGGAGGGAACGTGGGTTGGCGATGGAAGGCCCTGTTCTGAGATGGAGCAAAAGGTGAGGTTTGGATTGTTGAAGCAAAGTTGCTTGGATGTGTCCACTTGGCCATTGAGATGGGATGCGATGAGTCGGTCTAGTGTGGCCCAGTCGCTGAAGTCGGGTTTGGCCTGATAGACTGGGTTTGAATTGACAGGACCTTGGTTGGTGATAGAAGCTTCCCCATCGGCAGTAGCAGCTGCTGAGATTTCATGAACATCAATTGGCGTGTAGAATGTTTGGCTGCTGCAATTGTAATTGAACCGTGGGCAATCATTGGGGAGTGCAGGGAGAGTGGGACTCTCGAGTGGTGGCAGTTGCATGAATCTTTCATGGACCCCATTACCCATAGCCATCTCAATCGGCCTTAGATATCTGGTGCTGTTGTTGTTCTTGCTGTGGTTGTTGATGTTGAAGTTGTTCTTGTTGATGTTTGGCTCAGGCTCCTGTTTGCATGTTCTTCCCATGTATTGAAGTATCTGGTCCAAGGCCCCATCCCTGCTGGAATGGAGCATCTTCGTGTGGGTATCGCTGGTAATCGACGAGTTGTTTGGGCTATCAAGTGTCTTGTGATGGTTTTTCTTCTTAAAGACACGACAAACCACCCACCCTTCTTCCTGACCCATCTCTCCTGATGAACTAGAGGCCTGTATTATTTGGTCATTATCTCTATCAAGATTAGTAAGGAGGGTGATTATTACCCTATAATAATTGTATTAGTGTAAGATAAACAATATTtcttaataaaaaagaaaaaagatgtcaGTATTCAAGACATGGGCAGTTGCTGATACTTTTTTATTCTCAAGGGAATACATTATGCTGGAAAAAGAGGAAATATCCTACACTTGATTGAGTTTGTCTGGACAAAAAAGTTGTACACCTATGGACCACCTTTTGACCATCAAATGGTTCGGATGGCTTAACCCAAGGTGGAGTATGATGCATAAAAAATCATTACCATCTGAAAATAGTCCCCTGTTGATCGTGGACCATTGGCTATACTCATCAATTTCCATCAAGTGAGTACAATCATTTGATTAGAATGATATTAGCATATGGTCCACGTCATGATTGTGTCACCAGATCAACGGTTTAGGTTACTAGAAGTCACTTTTGTATTTTCAACATTGCCGGGTTGAACAGAAAATTAATAGATCTTGGGCGAGCatcataaagaaagaaaaaaccctCTATATGGGAAAaaacattttattttataattaattGAGGTGTTGAATGGGAAGCTTACATTGGATATAGACATAGTATCAGAGTGGTCATCAAGTCTGTATTCGTGCATGATCCAATCTGATTTTTGACCGTGAGGTGCTCTCCCCTTATAGAAAACTAGAGTCTTTCTCATTCCAATCCGTTTGAAGCTGCTGTAGATGACCTTATCACGGCCAGTAGCTTTCCAGAATCCGGCAGCCGTTGCGCGATTCGTCCTTGTGCCTGTTGGGTACTTCTTGTCTTTGTGGCTGAAAAAGTACCAGTCATTCTGTGGAGCAGATCCGATTTTGCACTTCTCTGCAAtattcatataaaaaaaattaggtgAGGATTACAAGGGGAATCGGATTCTATTGCAatggaagaaaatggaagaatggTTATGGAGGGATCACCTTGTATATCCCAAGGCTCGAGCTTATTGAGATCGACATCCCGGATGACATCCAAGTCGATCTTCTCATACGCCACCTTCTTCCTCAAGTAATAGTGCAAGAGTTCCTCCTCTGTCGGATGGAAACGGAAGCCTGGCGGGACTCGGGACTGGCCGTTTACCACTGACAGACTCATGTCATCCATGAGTAAGCCCACAAACCCTAATTGTCAAAAGATGGCAATACAAGAGAGAATAAACTTCAACATCCATATTCAAGTAGAAATCATTCTAAGTATATGCAAGCTTACTAGGAAGATGGAAGCATAGAGAAAtgcaaaagagaaagaaaataagtGGAAAATCTTAAAGAAGGAGATTACCTAAAGAAACccaggagggagagggagagagagagagagagagagagagagagagagagagagagatgatagggGAATATGGTGGGGATGGAGGTAAAGAGGGTGCATTTATACTCGTGGGACACCAAGAGTGCAAAGACACGAGGAAAAGGTCTCATTTCATGGTATTGGTGTACTTTGGAGTGGGGTTAGTTTTCCAGGCTTCCAGAAGAATAGCCACCCactgaaattgagagagagagagagagagagagagagagagagagagagagagagagacactgaaattgagagagagagagagagagagagagagagagagagagagagagagagagagatttttggaTTGGATGCTGAGGTGGAAgtggacccatgtgaagtgggccataggagaatATGTGGGGGGACACGCCTCCATCACAACCACGACATGCGACCTTAAGAATCTTGGAGAAAAGCACCATCGAAACTACCACCATTCCCAATGCCTCTCACACTCGTTTTTCTGCTTTCTTTACTAGCGTAACTACCGCAACAAGAAGAGGCCAAGAGATGATGGAGTATGGAGGAATTGCGCTTTCATGGCCCCGACGCctaccatacatcatgtgggccccatcttacaCGGAGACCTTACTTTTATCAAGATATTTTGACGAGATTTTAGAAATCATATTTCCGTGTCCGGGCATGGTTCGATCACCTCCGGCCGCATATACTTAGATGGTCCAtcatgatcggaaccgtccatgttaTCTTTACTCTCAGTAGTAACATATTCCTGCACTTCCACTTTTGTAGTTGAATGTGAGCTACTGAATATTCTTTTCATTGCACTATTTTCATCTACAGATAATTAAAGTTTATTTCCATCCGATCAgcttaattttatatttattactCTTTAAATAATGGAATCTAAGGTATGGAAGGTTCCGATCATCAGATTATCTTACAATCTTGTCCCCGGTGGAACGACATATGCTGGATTTCTAAATCGCGGCGGAGGTAAAACAAACTGCACGTGCACACCCTTGCTCTTTTTTAGAAGCTTTTGTGTCAGTTGCGATAAAATAAACAAGAAAATATCGCAGTATAGAGGTCCACATGCTAAGGCTTTCACGTATCTAAACCGTCGAACGTTCTTTAGGATGTACAATATGGCTTAACTTGAGAAAATTAACTGAACAGACGATTCAAACAATCATTATATAAAGAAGACTTAgaaacattgaaaataaaatttggatggtgatatTCAACTGCAAAAATGAAACTTCAATGTTATCAATGAACTACCAACATTGGATAGTATGTTAAATGATCTATGCCTCTTATCATGAGGGCCCTAAAGACACGACACACCCTAGCGACAATAAGTCGcgatgtatacaaaatgactcCTGCTTTTGTTAAATTCACCAACTTTATGCTAAACGGGAAAGGTCCACAATTTCGATAACAGGAGTAGAaaacggacgcggtttggctggttaCCCCAAcgccagccagctagctggtgtcaataatgtatgtgttttatggtgtggtccacttgacgtttggattgcctcattttttaggtctttgcataaaatgagatggcaaacttgatggacggcttagataaaacacatacatcacggtgaggtaCAAAGATCTTTGACACGAGCTATGTGGTTGATGTGGGGTCGCCGCCAAGCCGCttccaaaacgtgggagtgattATTTTCAAAGGGAATTTTACGAAAACACTACCTAATTAATATTGAATTTACACTAACactttttgaaaaagttttcaagAATTTATCTCATTAATCAATATCAGGACCTTCCATCTCTGCGGTCCGAGCAAATGGGACGATGACTTGGgtggtgatgtttatgtaaaatctaccTCAACAACCTGCTGTGTCATCTCGTATCATGCCAAGGGCCAAAAATCATTTTCATATATGAgattgtgatttaggtgggccacttgatcAAAACAAGTGTATACGGAAAAGtacaccctccaaactatttctatTAGTGTAGCCCTATGTGAATTATAGATGGATATTATTTTGTGGCCACAAGCCTAATTTTTTTATGTttactaatggttggagtgaatttctataatcatcatggtaagccctgtaaaaatcaagggtggacatctctcccaAC
Coding sequences:
- the LOC131248632 gene encoding NAC domain-containing protein 43-like, which codes for MDDMSLSVVNGQSRVPPGFRFHPTEEELLHYYLRKKVAYEKIDLDVIRDVDLNKLEPWDIQEKCKIGSAPQNDWYFFSHKDKKYPTGTRTNRATAAGFWKATGRDKVIYSSFKRIGMRKTLVFYKGRAPHGQKSDWIMHEYRLDDHSDTMSISNASSSSGEMGQEEGWVVCRVFKKKNHHKTLDSPNNSSITSDTHTKMLHSSRDGALDQILQYMGRTCKQEPEPNINKNNFNINNHSKNNNSTRYLRPIEMAMGNGVHERFMQLPPLESPTLPALPNDCPRFNYNCSSQTFYTPIDVHEISAAATADGEASITNQGPVNSNPVYQAKPDFSDWATLDRLIASHLNGQVDTSKQLCFNNPNLTFCSISEQGLPSPTHVPSSNRSFGTTQDYNNDDDDDADLWSFARSSSSTSDHV